In Acidimicrobiales bacterium, a single window of DNA contains:
- a CDS encoding protein kinase: MPPPQIGGYTDLVQVAKGGFGVVYRARQERFDRVVAVKVLSVVDLTERDRERFDRECRAMGALSWHPHVVAVYDSGVADDGHPFLAMEYLSGGSMGDRLSIAPFPWKEAVSVGVQVAGALGAAHAAGTLHRDLKPENLLVGPFGEAKLGDFGIAAVDGSSGTTTGTASLTVAHVAPELLAGDRPDERSDIYGLASTLHTLIVGRPPFVEQHGEPVAAIITRVLRSPAPPAAGAPDDLAALLQQCLAKDPAARPQTAAAFGRRLQEVQAAHGLAVTELRLAPHSTPDDPAPTAEGAGDSSPTVMGIPTVPPPETPAPAAPAPSAPEPEPEPELAPPPPAPEPPPAAPEPEPLVEAPAAERTSGPEPAARSAPPAPRSGSRSRGVLVGALLVLVVLVAGAIVVGLSRSGSDSPSDDVAGPSTSTPTSTPPSTERDGGPVPFTEPAVVASVGVDPDPVGVAATGTDLWVTHSVDAGVVTRIDATTDQVIERIPVGRSPRGVAATADAVWVTNFDDDTVDRIDPTSGDVVDTLAAGPSPRGVSATDTAVWVTNFDDATVTRIDPSSGAIVATVDVGSEPLRVEATDEQVWVTNSAGDTVTRIDPATDQVVATVTVGARPHSVVFSDGAVWASSFESGTVSRIDPATNDVAATIDLGPGIGSMVVSDDALWVTNTTDGTLTRIGLADDAVQATIPTARGAAGMALADGAVWVANTGADDVSRVEPASG, translated from the coding sequence GTGCCACCGCCGCAGATCGGGGGCTACACCGATCTGGTGCAGGTCGCCAAGGGTGGGTTCGGGGTGGTCTACCGCGCCCGCCAAGAGCGTTTCGATCGCGTCGTAGCCGTGAAGGTCCTCTCCGTCGTCGACCTCACGGAGCGGGACCGGGAGCGCTTCGACCGCGAATGCCGCGCCATGGGCGCGCTTTCGTGGCATCCCCACGTCGTGGCCGTGTACGACTCCGGCGTGGCCGACGACGGCCACCCCTTCCTGGCCATGGAGTACCTGTCCGGCGGCAGCATGGGCGACCGCCTGAGCATCGCCCCCTTCCCGTGGAAGGAGGCGGTGAGCGTCGGGGTGCAGGTGGCGGGTGCGCTCGGCGCCGCCCACGCGGCCGGCACGCTCCACCGGGACCTCAAGCCCGAGAACCTCCTCGTCGGTCCGTTCGGGGAGGCCAAGCTGGGCGACTTCGGCATCGCCGCGGTCGATGGCTCGTCGGGCACGACCACCGGTACGGCCTCGCTCACCGTCGCCCACGTCGCTCCCGAGCTCCTCGCCGGCGACCGTCCCGACGAGCGCTCGGACATCTACGGCCTCGCCTCGACCCTCCACACGCTGATCGTGGGCCGACCGCCCTTCGTCGAGCAGCACGGCGAGCCCGTCGCCGCCATCATCACGCGGGTCCTGCGCTCGCCGGCGCCCCCTGCGGCCGGTGCTCCCGACGACCTCGCCGCGCTGCTGCAGCAGTGCCTCGCGAAGGATCCTGCGGCCCGCCCGCAGACGGCGGCGGCGTTCGGTCGACGCCTCCAGGAGGTCCAGGCGGCCCACGGTCTGGCGGTCACCGAGCTGCGCCTGGCCCCCCACAGCACCCCGGACGACCCGGCCCCGACGGCCGAGGGCGCGGGTGACTCCTCGCCGACGGTCATGGGCATCCCCACCGTGCCCCCGCCCGAGACGCCCGCCCCCGCGGCCCCTGCCCCGTCGGCGCCCGAGCCCGAGCCCGAGCCCGAGCTCGCACCGCCGCCGCCGGCGCCCGAACCGCCGCCGGCGGCGCCCGAACCAGAGCCTCTCGTCGAGGCTCCCGCTGCCGAGCGAACGTCGGGGCCCGAGCCCGCCGCCCGCTCCGCCCCGCCCGCGCCCCGGTCGGGCTCGCGCTCACGGGGTGTCCTGGTGGGGGCCCTGCTGGTGCTCGTCGTCCTCGTCGCGGGAGCGATCGTCGTCGGGCTGTCCCGCTCGGGCTCCGACTCGCCATCCGACGATGTCGCGGGTCCCTCGACCAGCACGCCGACCAGCACCCCGCCCAGCACCGAACGCGACGGCGGGCCGGTCCCGTTCACCGAGCCCGCGGTGGTGGCGTCGGTCGGGGTCGACCCGGACCCGGTCGGCGTCGCCGCGACCGGGACCGACCTGTGGGTCACCCACAGCGTCGACGCCGGCGTGGTGACCCGCATCGATGCCACCACCGACCAGGTCATCGAGCGCATCCCGGTGGGACGCTCGCCCCGGGGCGTGGCGGCCACGGCCGACGCGGTCTGGGTCACGAACTTCGACGACGACACCGTGGATCGCATCGACCCCACCTCGGGTGACGTGGTCGACACCCTGGCGGCGGGGCCGTCGCCGCGTGGGGTGTCCGCCACCGACACCGCCGTGTGGGTGACGAACTTCGATGACGCCACCGTCACCCGCATCGACCCGTCGTCCGGTGCCATCGTGGCCACGGTGGACGTCGGGAGCGAGCCCCTGCGGGTCGAGGCGACCGACGAGCAGGTGTGGGTCACCAACAGCGCGGGGGACACCGTCACCCGCATCGACCCTGCCACGGACCAGGTGGTGGCCACGGTCACCGTGGGCGCGCGACCGCACAGCGTCGTCTTCAGCGACGGGGCGGTGTGGGCCTCGAGCTTCGAGTCCGGCACCGTCTCGCGCATCGACCCCGCCACCAACGACGTCGCCGCCACCATCGACCTCGGCCCCGGCATCGGCTCGATGGTGGTGTCCGACGACGCGCTCTGGGTCACGAACACCACCGACGGCACCCTCACCCGGATCGGCCTCGCCGACGACGCCGTCCAGGCGACCATCCCGACCGCACGCGGGGCCGCCGGGATGGCGCTGGCCGATGGGGCCGTCTGGGTCGCCAACACCGGCGCCGACGACGTGTCCAGGGTCGAGCCCGCCAGCGGCTGA
- a CDS encoding ANTAR domain-containing protein encodes MHVDPDSLRRAVDALGAIELESNELSPVLSDAAASITELMSATGTGIMLADEGAVLRYVSATDEAARLLEQVQEEKGVGPCIDCVVVNEAVVSGDLALDERWPTVSAVVVPAGVRSIVGAPVLLGGAPVGSLNIYDAAPREWDESDLHAARTLARSFSALLEQALRTLRGDQLVEQLQYALDNRVVIERAVGYLMASLGVDTVEAFNRLRRRARSERAAVADVAAGLLADGVDPPTGW; translated from the coding sequence ATGCACGTCGACCCGGACAGCCTCCGCCGAGCCGTCGACGCGCTCGGCGCCATCGAGCTCGAGAGCAATGAGCTGTCGCCGGTCCTCTCCGACGCCGCCGCCTCCATCACCGAGCTGATGTCGGCGACGGGGACGGGCATCATGCTCGCCGACGAGGGCGCCGTGCTCCGCTACGTCAGCGCGACCGACGAAGCGGCCCGACTCCTCGAACAGGTCCAGGAGGAGAAGGGCGTCGGACCGTGCATCGACTGCGTCGTGGTCAACGAGGCCGTGGTCTCCGGCGATCTCGCCCTGGACGAGCGGTGGCCCACCGTCTCGGCGGTGGTCGTGCCCGCTGGCGTCCGCAGCATCGTCGGCGCCCCGGTGCTGCTCGGCGGCGCGCCGGTGGGCTCGCTCAACATCTACGACGCCGCCCCACGCGAGTGGGACGAGAGCGACCTCCACGCGGCCCGCACCCTGGCGCGCAGCTTCAGCGCACTCCTCGAGCAGGCCCTCCGGACCCTCCGCGGCGACCAGCTCGTCGAGCAGCTCCAGTACGCGCTGGACAACCGTGTGGTCATCGAGCGGGCGGTCGGCTACCTCATGGCCAGCCTGGGCGTCGACACCGTCGAGGCCTTCAACCGGCTTCGACGCCGTGCCCGCTCCGAACGGGCCGCCGTGGCCGACGTCGCCGCCGGGCTCCTGGCCGACGGGGTCGACCCACCCACAGGGTGGTAG
- a CDS encoding STAS domain-containing protein: protein MVALPHSAWSSSSRDGTLEIALAGEIDHANAEDLFTRLRLELEEVPAQVVLVDLSGVLFIDSSGLRLLLRSKDSAEACGASFVLRGLRPQARRLLAVSGLTEHFTEG from the coding sequence ATGGTGGCGTTGCCGCACAGTGCATGGTCGAGTTCCTCGCGCGACGGCACCCTCGAGATCGCCCTGGCCGGTGAGATCGACCACGCCAACGCCGAGGACCTCTTCACCCGTCTCCGCCTCGAGCTCGAGGAGGTGCCCGCGCAGGTCGTGCTCGTCGACCTGAGCGGCGTCCTGTTCATCGACTCGAGCGGTCTCCGGCTGCTCCTGCGCTCGAAGGACTCGGCCGAGGCGTGCGGCGCGAGCTTCGTGCTGCGTGGCCTGCGCCCGCAGGCTCGACGCCTGTTGGCGGTCAGTGGCCTCACCGAGCACTTCACCGAGGGGTGA